One genomic segment of Entelurus aequoreus isolate RoL-2023_Sb linkage group LG25, RoL_Eaeq_v1.1, whole genome shotgun sequence includes these proteins:
- the LOC133642975 gene encoding complement C1q tumor necrosis factor-related protein 1-like: protein MLGVLLILSFAHLVALAPPPDDPFVPCRRCCDHLQPTEDSPSPPPMGMYNQVPEVRTYINMTILKGDKGDRGDRGTPGKTGQEGPSGPVGPTGSKGSKGQAGLPGDPCKVNHAAFSVGRRKSLHSLEAYQTLIFDTVFVNLDDHFNMFSGKYVCHTPGVYFFNVNIHTWNFKETYLHIMRNEAEQAIVYAQPSDRSIMQSQSLMLDLGLGDEVWIRLYKRERENAIYSDDVDIYITFNGYLIRASTE, encoded by the exons ATGTTGGGAGTGCTCCTCATTCTGTCCTTCGCACACCTGGTGGCACTGGCGCCTCCTCCCGATGACCCCTTTGTACCCTGCAGACGTTGCTGCGATCACCTTCAACCAACAGAGGACAGCCCATCTCCGCCCCCAATGGGGATGTACAACCAGGTCCCCGAAGTCCGCACCTACATCAACATGACCATCCTTAAAG GTGACAAAGGAGACCGCGGTGATCGAGGGACACCAGGTAAGACCGGACAGGAAGGCCCTTCAGGACCCGTCGGCCCAACGGGCTCAAAAGGCTCAAAGGGCCAGGCTGGCCTTCCAGGTGACCCCTGCAAAGTTAACCACGCCGCTTTCTCCGTTGGGCGTCGCAAGTCCCTCCACAGCCTGGAGGCCTACCAGACACTGATATTCGACACGGTTTTCGTAAACCTCGACGACCACTTCAATATGTTCAGCGGGAAGTACGTCTGCCACACGCCCGGCGTCTATTTCTTCAACGTCAACATCCACACGTGGAACTTCAAGGAGACGTACCTGCACATCATGCGGAACGAGGCCGAGCAGGCCATCGTGTACGCCCAGCCCAGCGACCGCTCCATCATGCAGAGCCAGAGCCTCATGCTGGACTTGGGCCTCGGCGACGAGGTGTGGATCCGCCTGTACAAGAGGGAACGGGAGAATGCAATTTACAGCGACGATGTGGATATTTACATCACTTTCAACGGATACCTCATCAGAGCAAGCACAGAGTAA
- the LOC133642970 gene encoding carbohydrate sulfotransferase 12-like yields the protein MGTSRMFRIFVVMGSAFMILLIILYWDDVGASRLYLHTPFSPDPKIAHPAPGQQQQQQQKQQQKQLPQTPRTLSFLSDIDAFVNQFLEPGTGEPTDPMLAETSNQSEKAVERYVPRQEWKIHETPVAPELRQRQEDRKKLLEDVCANDSLLFPGKKRSFDDIPNKELDHLIVDDRHGIIYCYVPKVACTNWKRIMIILSESLLHDGLPQRDPLSISNNQAHDSNMHFTFNKFWKRYGKFSRHLMKVKLKKYTKFLFVRDPFVRLISAYRDKFELGNENFYRTFAQVILRRYANQPTPPTSVDEARAAGIYPSFSHFIQYLLDPQTEKDMPFNEHWRQVYHLCHPCQIQYDFVGHLETAEEDAEHLLRQLRVDNVVEFPSSHRNLTASSWETDWFSTVPLEARRELYKLYEPDFRLFGFNRPDSILNV from the exons ATGGGAACTTCCAGGATGTTTCGCATTTTTGTAGTGATGGGCTCCGCCTTCATGATTCTTCTGATCATCCTCTACTGGGACGACGTCGGAGCGTCCCGTCTGTATTTGCACACCCCTTTCTCACCGGACCCCAAAATTGCACATCCTGCTCCAgggcaacagcaacaacaacaacaaaaacagcagcagAAGCAGCTGCCTCAAACCCCCCGAACTCTGTCCTTCTTGTCCGACATCGATGCCTTTGTAAACCAGTTCTTAGAGCCTGGAACTGGTGAGCCTACAGACCCCATGCTGGCAGAAACAAGCAACCAATCAGAGAAGGCAGTAGAGCGATATGTACCAAGGCAGGAGTGGAAAATCCATGAGACGCCAGTAGCACCAGAACTCCGCCAGAGACAA GAGGACCGGAAAAAGTTGCTTGAGGATGTTTGTGCCAacgacagcctgctgtttcccgGCAAAAAACGCTCATTTGACGACATCCCCAACAAGGAGCTGGATCATCTGATAGTTGATGACAGGCATGGTATTATCTACTGCTACGTTCCTAAG GTGGCTTGCACTAACTGGAAACGGATCATGATCATTCTCAGCGAGAGCCTGCTCCACGACGGCCTTCCCCAACGAGACCCTCTGTCTATCTCCAACAACCAGGCCCACGACAGCAACATGCACTTCACTTTTAACAAGTTTTGGAAGCGATATGGAAAGTTTTCCAGGCACCTTATGAAG GTCAAGCTGAAGAAGTACACAAAGTTCCTTTTCGTGCGAGACCCCTTTGTGCGTCTCATTTCCGCCTACCGGGATAAATTTGAGCTGGGCAACGAGAACTTCTACCGCACATTTGCTCAGGTCATCCTGCGACGTTACGCCAACCAGCCAACTCCGCCCACCTCTGTGGACGAGGCCCGTGCGGCAGGCATCTACCCGTCCTTCTCCCACTTTATCCAGTATCTCTTGGACCCTCAGACAGAGAAGGACATGCCTTTTAATGAGCACTGGCGGCAGGTGTACCACCTTTGCCATCCTTGCCAGATCCAGTACGACTTTGTGGGCCACTTGGAGACAGCCGAGGAAGACGCCGAACACTTGTTACGCCAGCTGCGCGTGGACAATGTGGTCGAGTTCCCCTCCTCGCATAGGAACCTGACAGCCAGCAGCTGGGAAACTGACTGGTTCAGCACAGTGCCCCTAGAGGCGCGGAGGGAACTTTACAAGCTGTATGAACCCGACTTCAGGCTTTTTGGCTTTAACAGACCGGATTCAATCCTCAATGTGTGA